The following coding sequences lie in one Miscanthus floridulus cultivar M001 chromosome 9, ASM1932011v1, whole genome shotgun sequence genomic window:
- the LOC136483489 gene encoding transcription factor TGAL4-like gives MPYRMGETSSSSHSRQDPSLLGYGFHGAIANSTPPANFFDQEGATYFGELEEAFMHQVASLRRTQQQAATVSAPHHGDTKPFPTAATTTATATTATAARPPPTLDIFPAWPMRSLHAPKECSNVTADSTDDSESSSKNNSNHYSDQLGAAANRASQFEQASPQQQLQHKDMATSSTPRTGKALDPKVIRRLAQNREAARKSRLRKKAYIQQLESCKLKLSQMEQDMQRARSQGLFLGGAPGATMFDVEYARWLDDHSRRLAELNGALHAHLADGDLRAIVDDALTHHDELFQLKAMAAKSDVFHLITGVWTTPAERCFLWMGGFRPSDLLKTLLPQLDPLTEQQVVSICNLQQSSQQAEEALSQGLEQLHQSLADTMSGGSLIDEANMSFMSQMALALGKLANLEGFVIQADNLRQQTLHQMHRILTVRQAARCFLAIGEYHNRLRALSSLWACRPREILVNDEGNCEEISIAAQPSQSQFSSF, from the exons ATGCCTTACAGGATGGGAGAAACTAGTAGTTCTAGTCATTCAAGGCAGGATCCTTCTCTTCTTGGCTATGGCTTCCATGGCGCCATCGCCAACTCCACTCCTCCTGCAAACTTCTT TGACCAAGAAGGGGCTACCTATTTTGGAGAGCTGGAAGAAGCGTTCATGCATCAAGTTGCCTCACTCAGAAGAACTCAACAACAGGCTGCAACCGTCTCTGCACCTCATCATGGAGACACCAAGC CCTTTCccactgctgctactactacagcTACAGCTACAACGGCTACAGCTGCTAGGCCACCTCCTACACTGGACATCTTCCCAGCTTGGCCTATGAGGTCTCTTCACGCACCCAAG GAGTGCTCGAATGTGACAGCAGACAGCACAGACGACTCGGAGAGCagcagcaagaacaacagcaaccACTACTCAGATCAACTCGGAGCAGCAGCAAACAGGGCGAGCCAGTTCGAGCAAGCTTCACCGCAGCAGCAACTTCAGCACAAG GATATGGCTACAAGTTCCACTCCACGAACTGGGAAGGCTCTTGATCCAAAG GTGATCAGAAGGCTGGCTCAGAATCGCGAAGCTGCACGCAAAAGCCGGCTGCGAAAGAAG GCTTACATTCAGCAGCTTGAGAGCTGTAAGCTGAAGCTTTCTCAGATGGAACAGGACATGCAGCGAGCCCGTTCCCAG GGCCTCTTTCTCGGAGGAGCTCCAG GCGCCACCATGTTCGACGTGGAGTACGCCAGATGGCTGGACGACCATAGCCGGCGCCTGGCCGAGCTGAACGGAGCTCTGCACGCACACCTGGCAGATGGTGACCTCAGAGCCATCGTCGACGACGCCCTGACTCACCATGACGAGCTGTTCCAGCTCAAGGCCATGGCGGCCAAGTCCGACGTGTTCCATCTCATCACCGGGGTGTGGACGACCCCTGCTGAGCGGTGCTTCCTCTGGATGGGTGGATTCAGGCCCTCTGATCTGCTCAAG ACACTGCTGCCCCAGCTAGATCCACTGACAGAGCAGCAAGTAGTCAGCATATGCAACCTTCAACAGTCATCACAGCAGGCAGAGGAAGCTCTCTCGCAGGGCTTGGAACAGCTGCATCAGTCACTAGCTGACACCATGTCTGGTGGATCTCTGATTGACGAAGCCAACATGAGCTTCATGAGTCAAATGGCTCTTGCCCTCGGCAAGCTGGCCAACCTTGAAGGTTTTGTGATACAG GCTGATAACTTGAGGCAACAGACTCTTCATCAGATGCACCGTATTCTGACAGTTCGGCAGGCAGCTCGATGTTTCTTGGCAATTGGCGAGTACCACAACCGCCTTCGTGCCTTAAGCTCCCTCTGGGCTTGTCGACCTCGAGA GATACTGGTGAACGATGAAGGGAATTGTGAGGAGATAAGCATTGCAGCACAACCATCCCAAAGCCAATTTTCATCCTTCTGA
- the LOC136483490 gene encoding uncharacterized protein, translated as MGISKVTGIAATAFLVTSVSLCQLGMKIIMLPFLATSIVAFVITVASHDAINLPWILGKNSVGRFPFWSFILFGPFLTLARTYAMVKRHMRKESVYDKIAEGLYLGGWPFLLKHLPPGSPSVIDCTCELPRSSFVPADEYLCLATWDTRAPTPHQIEKAARWACQKRSEGKPVYVHCAFGHGRSACVVCAILVALGIAENWKDAENIIREKRKIKMNALHRKTLEEWSKQRVSQKKDK; from the exons ATGGGGATATCCAAGGTGACTGGCATTGCTGCGACAGCTTTTCTTGTCACATCTGTTAGTCTCTGCCAGCTGGGCATGAAAATTATTATGCTTCCTTTCCTAGCCACCAGTATTGTTGCTTTTGTTATCACGGTCGCATCCCATGATGCCATCAACCTACCATGGATCCTGGGGAAGAACTCAGTGGGAAGATTTCCATTTTGGTCATTTATACTGTTTGGTCCTTTCTTGACGCTTGCTCGGACATATGCAATGGTTAAGAGACACATGAGGAAGGAGTCTGTGTATGACAAGATCGCGGAAGGCCTATATCTGGGAGGATGGCCGTTTCTCTTGAAACATTTGCCTCCTGGAAGCCCGTCTGTCATAGATTGCACTTGTGAGCTTCCAAGAAGTTCCTTCGTTCCAGCAGACGAGTATCTTTGTCTTGCAACTTGGGATACGAGAGCTCCAACACCGCACCAAATTGAAAAAGCTGCACGTTGGGCTTGTCAAAAGAGATCTGAGGGGAAGCCGGTTTATGTCCATTGCGCATTTG GTCATGGAAGAAGTGCTTGTGTCGTGTGTGCAATTCTAGTAGCACTGGGCATTGCCGAGAACTGGAAAGATGCTGAGAACATCATCCGtgaaaaaagaaagataaaaatgaacGCCCTTCATCGGAAAACCTTGGAAGAGTGGTCAAAACAACGAGTTTCTCAGAAAAAAGATAAGTAG